CGGGTGAGTTGCAGGGGATCACAACGGGATCGATCTTCGCTGTCTACCCTCCCGCCGGGACCACATCGTCAGAGACCCTGGTAGGGCACGTGCGTGTGGTGAGTGCGTCACCGACGTCAGTCAGGGTTGAGCCGTGCGAGTACGATCAACGGCCTGCGATGCCGACCGAGACACTCACCGAATTGATGGAATGCAAAGTGGTCACGCGCGCCGTCGGTGATTTTCGAATTCGTCTGGCTCTGAACGCACCGCACGATGATTTGAAGTCCTTGGGCATTGTGGCTCAGAAAGTCGTTGAATCTGTTTCAGCAAAGATCTCGGAGTTTGTCGAGTTTGTTCGGGCAGATCAGCAATCGCAAACTGATCTTGAACTTCATGCCGTCACGCCCCGTGAAGCCGAAGATCTTTTTCACATTAAGATTCCGGATGTGAGAATCTTGATGACCAGCCCTGGTGAACTGCGCGGCGAGCCTGTCGCCCGTGAGAGCTGCGTTGCGAGTGAACGGCCGAAGGGGCGCGTCCCGCATGTCTATCAGATCTATGATCCGAACGATGGCGCACTGTTTCGGGCGGCACTCGAGTCTGATCTTTTGAAGTTCTTCTCGTGGCGACAACTGTGGCGATTGTCGGGCCGTCTGGCCGGTAGTGAGTCCAGCACTTCGAGTGATATCAAAGTAGAGCTTTGCAAAATCGAAGGTCCTCAGGATGAAACCGGAGGGAAACCATTCGATGGGTCTTCCGTTGATATCGGGCAGCATTTAGAGCTGCGCGTGAAGAATGAGAGTGCCGACAGAGTCTGGATAACGCTGATATTTTTGAACTCTAACTGTTTGATTGACGTTCTGCCTGCGGAGCAATTGAATCGCCTAGGCTCAGTCGGAGATTCACTTCAGCCATTTCGCTTCCGCGTATCAAGTTCTCGATCAGGTCGTCAGGCCTGGCTCGTGATCGCTTCTTCGGCGGAAATCGACCGACAACAGCCTGACTTTCGGTTTCTGTCTCAAAGCGGCCTCGGCAGGTCAACAAAGCAGATTTCAAGCGGGCATCGCGCATCGACATCCCCATTTGAGAGTCTTGTTCAGGCAATCGCCGGTCAAAAGCAAACGTTTCGCGGTGAGAGTCTACCTGCAACAGGGGCTGCTCCAACCCTCATTATGCGTTCATGGAATGCCATTTCGACCTCTGATAAGCCACTTGAGTCACGGTAAGTCGTCGAGTGCGGTGTAATGGGTTAGTTCGTGCAACTTGGTACTTGCAATAGTGAACGTGCGGTCTGTAGTGTATTTGATCTGCGGGGTTCGTCATTCCAATGGAGGGATGATGCCCGCGCACCTCAGGGAAGTCAGGTGCGAAGTTGCCACGGACGGTTCCGTCATCGTGCAATGGAATTAGAGTATGGCTTACCGTCGCCATGTCATCGCTTTGATCGTCTGTTTTGGCCTGCAAGGGATGCCTTGCATTGCCTATGCGCAGGGCGCGGACGAAGAATTGGGGTATCTTCCCGTTGGCGCATCGGCAAACTTAAACACGGGTTACACGAATTCCTGGGCCCTGATTGTCGGTGTGAATTACGAGAAGACGAATGTGCCGAACGCCGCTCGAAATTTGGTTCCGACACTTAAGAATGCAGAGAATGACGCCAATGCGTTGAAAAAAGCGTTGGTTGAGCTTTACGGTTATCGCAACGACCACATCGTTCTTTTAACCGGGGCAAGTGCCACAAAAGAAGCGATTGAGAAATCATTGAATGAATTCAAGGATTCGCAGCGAATCACCAAAGATGACAGCCTGTTAGTTTTTTTCTCGGGACACGGCGCTCGATTGGAGAACGAGGCGAATGAGCGCGGGGCGATATACGGTGCCAATGTCGAGTTTACAGAGGGAGGTAAGCTCAAAGGCGGTTACCTTCGGATGCATCTTGATTTGATGAAGACGCTCGACGAGAGCATCACTGCCAAGCACAAATTGCTGATTCTTGACTGTTGCCATTCAGGCGAAATTTTTTCGCTCCACGCACGAGCCCGAAGCGATGCGGATGATCGTCGTGCATTGGCACTGTTTGAACGTGCGAATTCGATTCAGGCGATTGCATCGTGCCGGGATCGACAGCGTGCCTCGGACGGTAGCGGTGAGCATTCGCCTTTTACTGCCGCATTCCTGCAAGCGATGCGCAGGATTCCCGCGCGAGAAAGCGTTGGTTCAGTCTCGTCGCTCAGGATTGGTGTGAATCAATTGTTTACGTTCATGCTGCCCGAATTGAAGAATTTACCCAATGGTCAAAGCCCAGACTGCCGTCTGCTCGGCGATGTGGACGGCGAGTTCTCGTTTTTCCCCTCGAATACCAAGGAAGCAAGGGAAGAATTTGACAAGTTCCGTACCACGGATAGTGAATTTCGTGCATTGCAAGCGATGGTTCCGGGCGATCATGGAAACTGGTGGTTCGAAGAAATGCCCTGGTTCATTCCGAGCCTACGGCTGATGATCCTCGACAACGCGGCCATGCCTCGTTCGGGACTGCAGTCGTCGGCAATCAGCAAAGAAGAACTGCGGACGCTCGCGGCGGAACTTCGACGGGCCTTAAAGAAAGATCTTGAGGACTCGACTGCGGGAGTGAAGCAAGATCTGTTGCGTCTGCGGCTGAAGCATTTCACGGGATTGCTGAGCGTCAGTGCGAACGATTCAACACAGGTCGTCAGTTCCATCGTGAAAGATTTTGAATCGCTTGCGCCGGACGTGAAAGATCACTTGTCCGCAAGTGATCTGCACTTGCTGGCGGTCAGTAAGCACTATCTCCATCGGAAGACGGATGAGACGGAAGATGTTGAGGCGGTCGAGTTTGCCTATACGAATGCACTCAGCCGATTTGACGTCAATAAACCAAACGAGCTGACTTTGAAGTCATTGTGTTATGCCGACTATGGGCAGTTTCTCAGT
This genomic interval from Schlesneria paludicola DSM 18645 contains the following:
- a CDS encoding caspase family protein, with the protein product MRKSVIRFLVMAAFFSLSFVRIAIAQSAGPISGSSTEKFALLVGCSEYVNIEGRNLKGPTNDVRAFGQALVTQFGFPPTEVRQLVGWPDDLSKRPTRENIVREFQSLIDRVTPDSQVAIYLSGHGTRVALPEFQSDPLDPKNVELDGYDEAFVAADAKAENGELKNLILDNEFGDWLDAMQAKGAHVWILFDCCHSGTMARGADDENPRELLLSQIGLTAQSGRPGDGESKTTPVAKPPAVADQLGEGDGMIDSRVQIERKGSLVAFYAAQPFETAPDLPCPMNAPPARENYFGLLTYTTLQTLLNERGTSTLTYRELGNIVQKRYQKERGTRGPTPSFSGALDREILGQHEWRGRSQFTLKLQEGQWIVNTGELQGITTGSIFAVYPPAGTTSSETLVGHVRVVSASPTSVRVEPCEYDQRPAMPTETLTELMECKVVTRAVGDFRIRLALNAPHDDLKSLGIVAQKVVESVSAKISEFVEFVRADQQSQTDLELHAVTPREAEDLFHIKIPDVRILMTSPGELRGEPVARESCVASERPKGRVPHVYQIYDPNDGALFRAALESDLLKFFSWRQLWRLSGRLAGSESSTSSDIKVELCKIEGPQDETGGKPFDGSSVDIGQHLELRVKNESADRVWITLIFLNSNCLIDVLPAEQLNRLGSVGDSLQPFRFRVSSSRSGRQAWLVIASSAEIDRQQPDFRFLSQSGLGRSTKQISSGHRASTSPFESLVQAIAGQKQTFRGESLPATGAAPTLIMRSWNAISTSDKPLESR